One Kribbella sp. NBC_00662 genomic region harbors:
- a CDS encoding iron chaperone yields MAATKKTTAKTTAKATAKATAKTKSYEGFSEAERDAMKERAKELKGKEDPTEAQLAKIAGMADGDREMAQRLHDLIAAEIPELSPKLWYGMPGWTLGGKNVCFFQDAAKFKARYATFGFSDEAKIDDGDLWPTSYAVMKLTPAIEKKLIALVKKAVGQGS; encoded by the coding sequence ATGGCTGCCACGAAGAAGACCACCGCCAAGACCACCGCGAAGGCCACCGCGAAGGCCACCGCCAAAACCAAGTCGTACGAGGGCTTCAGCGAGGCCGAGCGCGACGCGATGAAGGAGCGGGCCAAGGAGCTCAAGGGCAAGGAGGACCCGACCGAGGCGCAGCTGGCGAAGATCGCGGGGATGGCGGACGGTGACCGGGAGATGGCCCAGCGGCTGCACGACCTGATCGCGGCCGAGATCCCGGAGCTGTCGCCGAAGCTCTGGTACGGCATGCCCGGCTGGACGCTCGGCGGCAAGAACGTCTGCTTCTTCCAGGACGCCGCCAAGTTCAAGGCCCGCTACGCCACCTTCGGCTTCAGCGACGAGGCCAAGATCGACGACGGCGACCTGTGGCCGACGTCGTACGCCGTCATGAAGCTGACCCCCGCCATCGAGAAGAAGCTCATCGCCCTGGTCAAGAAGGCCGTCGGCCAAGGATCGTGA